A window of the Vibrio ostreae genome harbors these coding sequences:
- a CDS encoding sce7726 family protein, protein MSKSYNQNESDYKLLLIEHLLETSPNTPFATEVPFAFSKRRADLVIVETGCTHAIEIKSDVDNTYSLVEQLVDYQKSFNKVSVLISEKHIGILPNIPKNIGVLIYVNGKIRQRRKAKARRQLDKLIALDLLLTQDLSSLSTIKSNRVDMIKELAKKLTFSEVNELAYNSVSEKVIPVFTLFRKELGKKISAHDLEVLAMRTITAFL, encoded by the coding sequence ATGTCAAAAAGTTACAATCAAAATGAATCTGACTACAAGTTGCTGCTTATTGAACATCTACTAGAGACTAGCCCCAATACACCTTTTGCAACAGAAGTTCCTTTCGCTTTTTCTAAAAGACGTGCTGATCTTGTAATTGTTGAAACAGGTTGTACGCATGCAATAGAGATAAAAAGTGATGTTGATAATACATACTCGTTGGTAGAGCAACTAGTTGATTATCAAAAATCTTTCAATAAAGTATCGGTCTTAATAAGTGAGAAGCACATAGGCATCTTGCCAAATATACCCAAAAACATTGGTGTATTAATTTATGTTAATGGGAAGATAAGACAACGAAGGAAAGCCAAAGCACGTAGACAACTTGATAAGTTAATAGCGTTAGATCTATTATTAACTCAAGACCTATCATCATTAAGTACTATAAAGTCTAACAGAGTGGATATGATTAAGGAGTTAGCCAAAAAATTAACTTTTAGTGAAGTGAACGAACTGGCATACAACAGTGTAAGTGAAAAAGTCATACCTGTTTTTACATTATTTAGAAAAGAGCTTGGAAAAAAAATATCTGCTCATGATCTCGAAGTATTAGCTATGCGAACTATCACAGCCTTTTTGTAA
- a CDS encoding beta family protein produces MSSKYYPLLKSTVSELRALKSLEERDLSNILPVFELTKSRKSKNNLGSDVYKKIDEILDIITDGEFVLDLTNEESLSNEQIESFFDDNNAFYNWTDFIRRIVEEKEANVIPMLLAYEDSSRRELKKQASRLFKFCDCISIRIPVELVSKPIVDELLCVVEEYSEIKVFIDLGYVNEANLSEKITQAEKLLNLVLHVDDGLDVVMLVSSFPSSVVALVPKDEKMSSKFPVYGQKIYNYLRKIDPELQYGDYACIHPYRGEPRPMIWIPRVDYPYDNHILFERSRREDGGYETCAAAVKNNPLYEKYYIDCWGTREIDSASKGTANGKSPSYWISVRSNIHMTRMSRK; encoded by the coding sequence ATGAGTTCTAAATACTATCCACTATTAAAGTCTACTGTATCAGAACTTAGGGCATTAAAATCGTTAGAAGAAAGAGACTTGTCTAATATACTTCCTGTTTTTGAGCTTACTAAATCTCGAAAATCTAAAAATAATCTAGGTAGTGATGTCTATAAAAAAATAGATGAAATATTAGATATCATAACTGATGGTGAGTTTGTTCTGGATTTGACGAATGAAGAATCCTTGTCAAATGAGCAAATTGAAAGTTTTTTTGATGACAATAATGCCTTCTATAACTGGACCGATTTTATAAGAAGAATTGTTGAAGAGAAAGAAGCTAATGTTATCCCCATGCTTCTTGCCTATGAAGACTCTTCGAGACGTGAGTTAAAGAAGCAAGCTAGCAGGTTGTTCAAGTTTTGTGACTGTATCAGTATACGAATCCCTGTGGAGCTGGTTTCAAAGCCTATCGTAGATGAATTGCTGTGCGTAGTTGAAGAATACTCAGAAATAAAAGTATTTATAGATCTGGGATATGTTAACGAAGCTAACCTTAGTGAAAAAATTACACAAGCGGAAAAACTATTAAATTTGGTATTACATGTAGACGATGGTTTAGATGTAGTTATGCTAGTCTCCTCATTCCCATCGTCTGTTGTTGCATTAGTACCGAAAGACGAAAAGATGTCTAGTAAGTTCCCTGTTTATGGACAGAAAATATATAATTATTTGAGAAAAATTGACCCAGAACTTCAATATGGAGACTACGCTTGTATTCACCCTTATCGTGGAGAACCTAGACCTATGATATGGATTCCAAGAGTAGACTATCCTTACGATAATCATATTCTATTTGAACGTTCTCGGCGGGAAGATGGAGGGTATGAGACTTGCGCAGCAGCCGTTAAAAATAATCCATTATATGAAAAGTATTATATTGATTGCTGGGGAACTAGAGAAATTGATTCAGCTTCCAAAGGTACAGCTAATGGGAAAAGTCCGTCATATTGGATATCGGTAAGGTCCAATATACACATGACTCGAATGTCAAGGAAGTAA
- a CDS encoding ImmA/IrrE family metallo-endopeptidase codes for MAIRARKHRFSNNLNPVGIMPQDRRTPQELLDIVRDQAHDGEDSLNAIARIFSIRVEYRPLKTDASGSLTFNTEEDQWVITLNSLHHPKRQRFTFAHELAHYFLHRNENNEFSDAVFFRADNVNSPMEYEANNFAGALLMPKDEFIHYVRTESNSIESVSNHFNVSAMAVKVRADVIRGNSYEF; via the coding sequence GTGGCGATTAGAGCGCGTAAACATCGTTTTAGCAATAATTTAAATCCTGTTGGCATTATGCCTCAGGATAGAAGAACTCCTCAAGAGTTGCTGGATATTGTTAGAGACCAAGCCCATGATGGAGAGGATTCTCTTAACGCAATCGCACGTATTTTTAGTATTAGAGTTGAGTATAGACCCTTGAAAACAGATGCTTCAGGGTCTCTCACATTTAATACGGAAGAAGACCAATGGGTAATAACGCTAAATAGTCTTCATCATCCTAAAAGGCAAAGGTTTACATTTGCTCATGAATTGGCACATTATTTTTTACATAGAAATGAAAATAATGAGTTTTCGGATGCTGTTTTTTTTAGAGCAGATAATGTAAATAGTCCTATGGAGTATGAGGCTAATAATTTTGCAGGCGCATTATTAATGCCAAAAGATGAATTTATTCATTATGTGAGGACAGAGTCTAATTCTATCGAGAGTGTTTCAAATCACTTTAATGTATCAGCGATGGCCGTAAAAGTTAGAGCTGATGTTATCAGAGGGAATAGTTATGAGTTCTAA
- a CDS encoding IS3 family transposase (programmed frameshift): MKKSRYTESQIVKILKEVEAGRLVKEVCREYGISEATYYNWKSKYGGMEASDIKRLKDLEDENRRLKAMFADLSLEHRILKDIIEKKPVKPAIRRELVDYAREQHGASLRLACRVVGISDSVYRYQPDQTQDNKVIAKLIEAAERYPAYGFSKLYKILRRWGHGWNHKRVHRIYCELRLNKRRRGKRRLPSRNPEPLAVPAQANHCWSMDFMCDSLQCGRRFRTFNLVDDFNREALAIEIDLNLPSQRVVRVLERVVAWRGYPNKLRMDNGPEFISVTLASWAEEHGIALEFIKPGKPTQNSFIERFNRTYRTEILNMYVFKTLNEVRELTENWMTEYNEERPHDALKDLTPWEYLMKHEQSETSNYGCN, translated from the exons ATGAAAAAATCCCGTTACACAGAGTCACAGATCGTGAAGATCTTAAAGGAAGTGGAAGCAGGCAGACTGGTTAAAGAAGTCTGCCGTGAGTACGGTATTTCAGAGGCGACTTACTACAACTGGAAATCCAAATACGGTGGTATGGAAGCGTCTGACATTAAAAGACTGAAAGACCTAGAAGATGAAAATCGGCGACTCAAAGCCATGTTTGCTGACCTAAGTCTGGAGCATCGAATACTCAAAGACATCATTGAAAAAAAGC CTGTAAAGCCAGCGATAAGGCGTGAACTAGTAGACTATGCGCGAGAGCAGCATGGAGCCAGTTTACGCCTGGCATGTCGCGTTGTTGGCATCAGTGATTCAGTCTATCGATACCAGCCTGATCAAACGCAAGATAATAAAGTCATTGCCAAGCTAATAGAAGCAGCGGAGCGTTATCCCGCGTATGGATTCAGCAAGCTGTATAAAATACTGCGCCGTTGGGGCCATGGATGGAATCATAAGCGCGTGCACCGGATTTACTGTGAACTAAGGCTGAATAAGCGTCGTCGTGGTAAGCGTCGGCTACCATCGAGAAATCCTGAGCCTTTGGCTGTTCCAGCTCAGGCAAACCATTGCTGGTCTATGGATTTTATGTGTGACAGCCTGCAATGCGGTAGGCGATTCCGTACGTTCAACTTGGTGGACGACTTTAATCGCGAGGCCCTCGCTATCGAAATTGACTTGAACCTGCCATCACAGCGCGTCGTCAGGGTACTGGAACGTGTGGTTGCCTGGCGGGGTTATCCCAATAAGCTACGTATGGACAACGGTCCAGAATTCATCTCAGTTACTCTGGCTAGTTGGGCAGAGGAGCATGGTATCGCTCTGGAATTCATTAAACCTGGAAAACCCACGCAGAATTCCTTTATTGAAAGATTCAACCGGACTTATCGAACGGAAATTCTCAACATGTATGTCTTCAAAACCTTGAACGAAGTCCGTGAGCTGACTGAGAACTGGATGACAGAATATAACGAAGAACGTCCCCATGATGCGCTCAAGGATCTGACACCATGGGAATACTTGATGAAACATGAACAGTCCGAAACCTCTAATTATGGATGTAACTAA
- the ptuB gene encoding retron Ec78 anti-phage system effector HNH endonuclease PtuB — protein sequence MRKINKSQAPNELTIYAISNPDDTWDNFRGNNSRDAKKIKNKIFSEQNYICAYCEIDLCEDNVFEHHRRVEHFNSKSGWVVGDARPNWHLDWNNVIGVCIGGTDRNNTEQFVMPDNKSCDSYKEHLETNHGEGKRWLGKIVSPLENNLSSDMFNFSLATGMLEVNVGTTNLKTFTHNNFATSSELLESTIEKLNLNCDRLNLARLEIHISFEKLIASFKKTKDIKKFKFMLRKWAGGDGPIYFQTTRDILVRENRIAKKALED from the coding sequence ATGAGGAAAATCAATAAGTCTCAAGCTCCGAATGAGCTTACTATTTATGCTATATCCAACCCTGATGATACTTGGGATAATTTTCGAGGTAATAATAGTAGAGACGCAAAAAAAATAAAAAATAAAATTTTCTCAGAACAAAACTATATTTGTGCGTACTGTGAAATTGATCTTTGTGAAGATAATGTATTTGAACATCATAGAAGAGTTGAACACTTTAACTCAAAATCTGGTTGGGTTGTAGGTGATGCTCGGCCCAATTGGCACTTGGACTGGAACAATGTTATTGGAGTGTGTATTGGTGGCACAGATAGAAATAACACTGAACAGTTTGTTATGCCAGACAATAAGTCGTGTGATTCATATAAAGAACACCTCGAAACTAACCACGGCGAAGGTAAAAGATGGCTAGGAAAAATTGTATCTCCTTTAGAAAATAATTTAAGTAGTGATATGTTTAACTTCTCTCTAGCCACTGGAATGCTAGAAGTTAACGTAGGTACTACAAACTTAAAAACATTCACACACAATAATTTTGCTACAAGCTCAGAACTTCTAGAGTCTACTATCGAAAAGCTTAATCTGAATTGTGATCGGCTAAATCTTGCAAGACTAGAGATCCATATTAGTTTTGAAAAGCTAATAGCGTCTTTCAAAAAGACAAAGGATATAAAAAAATTCAAGTTTATGCTGCGTAAGTGGGCAGGGGGAGATGGACCTATTTACTTTCAAACGACAAGAGACATTTTGGTTAGAGAGAATCGTATTGCCAAAAAAGCTCTAGAAGATTAG
- the ptuA gene encoding retron Ec78 anti-phage system effector ATPase PtuA encodes MEEKISKTIRRLISRSNKGDFSASFQLAQSYDEGFSVERDKEKSQHYLSVCASQLKENKFRIKSIKLNNYKGFAFLDLTFPMESSTTVLVGNNGCGKSTVLEAIKKCLTHLNSRLATKSNNGDLIEEIEIKNGEDFSSIGAEFEVEQQAVNMELMQKTALSSKRARGSYTQINDICQILRQANESDPQLSLPLFCSYTVERANDVTTKDIEESDEIKDEQVWNKAKAYSKSLSGKADFKLFFRWFKELIESDNDLSSNADELRVKIQAKEAEINSPLLKELINKHPELEHLLESHKKELVEYKNQLNSIYTTDEKSLDIVKEAIYKFLPGFSNLKLQRMPLDLTLDKNGTQLSVLQLSQGEKTILALVADIARRLTLLNPKSLSPLEGAGIVLIDEIDLHLHPSWQQKIIQRLESTFPNIQFVVTTHSPQVCHTIDSSSIWLLKDGKKYRAPKGTRGAVSSWVLKNLFEVEVRPPDDEITKNLKRYRELVYDDKYDTEDALELRKQLSRHFGSAYEDLVQLDLYIDNRKWEKEYEENQ; translated from the coding sequence ATGGAAGAAAAAATTAGCAAAACAATTCGAAGGTTGATTTCTAGGTCTAATAAAGGCGATTTTTCAGCCTCTTTCCAACTGGCACAGTCATATGATGAAGGATTTAGCGTTGAAAGGGACAAAGAAAAGTCACAACATTATTTATCCGTCTGTGCTAGTCAACTTAAAGAAAATAAATTTAGGATAAAATCAATAAAACTGAATAATTATAAAGGATTTGCGTTCTTAGATTTAACTTTTCCTATGGAAAGTTCCACTACGGTCTTAGTAGGAAACAATGGTTGTGGTAAGTCAACTGTGCTAGAGGCAATAAAAAAGTGCTTAACTCATCTCAACTCTAGATTAGCTACAAAATCAAACAATGGCGATCTGATAGAAGAAATTGAAATAAAGAATGGTGAAGACTTTTCAAGTATTGGCGCGGAATTCGAAGTAGAACAGCAAGCCGTTAATATGGAATTGATGCAAAAGACTGCTTTAAGCTCAAAAAGAGCTCGAGGTAGTTACACTCAGATCAATGATATATGTCAAATTTTAAGACAAGCCAACGAATCAGACCCCCAACTATCCCTACCACTATTCTGTTCATATACAGTAGAAAGAGCAAATGATGTTACGACCAAAGATATAGAGGAATCTGACGAAATAAAAGATGAACAAGTATGGAATAAAGCCAAGGCGTACAGTAAAAGTTTATCTGGAAAAGCGGATTTTAAGTTATTCTTTAGATGGTTTAAGGAGTTAATTGAAAGTGACAACGATCTTTCAAGTAACGCAGATGAGCTAAGAGTAAAGATTCAAGCTAAAGAAGCAGAGATAAATAGCCCATTGCTGAAAGAGCTAATAAATAAGCATCCTGAGTTGGAACATCTTTTAGAATCTCACAAAAAAGAGTTGGTAGAATATAAAAATCAATTAAATTCAATATACACTACAGATGAGAAATCGTTAGATATTGTCAAGGAGGCTATATATAAATTTCTTCCAGGTTTTAGCAATTTGAAACTTCAGAGAATGCCCCTAGACTTAACGCTTGATAAAAATGGAACTCAATTAAGTGTACTACAACTTTCCCAAGGAGAAAAAACCATATTGGCTTTAGTGGCAGATATAGCGAGAAGACTTACTTTACTTAACCCCAAATCGTTATCACCTTTAGAGGGGGCAGGAATCGTTCTTATAGACGAGATAGACCTACATTTACATCCTTCTTGGCAACAGAAAATTATTCAAAGGCTTGAGTCTACGTTCCCAAACATTCAGTTTGTAGTAACAACTCACAGCCCTCAAGTTTGCCATACTATTGATAGTTCATCTATCTGGTTGCTAAAAGATGGGAAAAAGTATCGAGCCCCCAAAGGCACTAGAGGTGCTGTATCCTCTTGGGTGTTAAAGAATCTATTTGAGGTCGAGGTTCGTCCACCGGATGATGAAATAACAAAGAACCTGAAGCGCTATAGAGAGCTTGTTTATGATGACAAGTATGACACCGAAGATGCTTTAGAGTTGAGAAAACAACTCTCTCGACACTTCGGCTCTGCATATGAGGACTTAGTTCAGTTAGATTTGTATATAGATAACCGTAAGTGGGAGAAAGAGTATGAGGAAAATCAATAA
- a CDS encoding reverse transcriptase domain-containing protein, with the protein MKLSVLSHVSPEVFPVEFSHYLAKRPSGHYKVYKIPKRTFGFRVIAQPTPELKRIQRAIVEQMKSHVQIHSSAKAYVNGINIKENARVHVSSNYLLKLDLENFFNSLTPSMFLKALNYQEIELFHKDIEPLIELLFWNRTKKKSPNLVLSVGAPSSPFLSNFIMYEFDKIITNYCTKLNINYSRYADDLTFSTSEKNLLFTIPKYIENILLDLFDGKIKLNQSKSFFLPRHTIAM; encoded by the coding sequence ATGAAGCTTTCAGTCCTAAGTCACGTATCTCCAGAAGTTTTTCCTGTTGAATTCAGTCATTACTTGGCTAAGAGGCCTTCAGGGCACTATAAAGTTTATAAGATTCCCAAACGAACATTTGGCTTTAGAGTGATTGCTCAACCCACTCCTGAGCTAAAACGCATTCAGCGCGCTATCGTTGAGCAGATGAAATCTCACGTGCAGATTCATAGTTCAGCTAAAGCGTATGTAAATGGAATCAATATAAAAGAAAATGCGAGAGTGCATGTTAGTTCTAACTATTTGCTAAAATTGGATTTGGAAAATTTCTTTAATAGCCTAACACCTTCTATGTTTTTGAAGGCTCTGAACTATCAAGAAATTGAGTTGTTTCACAAGGATATTGAGCCATTGATAGAATTACTATTTTGGAACAGAACTAAGAAGAAAAGCCCCAACCTAGTACTTAGCGTCGGAGCACCTTCTTCCCCTTTTTTATCAAATTTCATCATGTATGAATTCGATAAAATCATCACAAACTACTGTACCAAACTAAATATTAACTATTCTAGATATGCTGACGACTTGACATTTTCTACTTCAGAGAAAAATTTATTATTTACCATTCCTAAATATATAGAAAATATTTTACTTGATTTATTTGATGGAAAAATAAAACTAAATCAATCTAAGTCATTTTTTCTTCCAAGGCACACAATCGCCATGTAA
- a CDS encoding helix-turn-helix domain-containing protein: protein MKKGKMVKAQPMPDLNTEFSMETLGSAIRSKRTDRGWRIDDLASKANLSRRTVMKVEKGDTSVTFANVLILMDILGLSLRLIDLNLFVRPHSQITSQAENSVRSNEDGWYE from the coding sequence ATGAAAAAAGGTAAGATGGTAAAGGCACAACCTATGCCTGATTTGAATACCGAGTTCAGTATGGAAACGCTGGGGAGCGCCATTCGCTCAAAGCGCACCGATAGAGGCTGGCGTATTGATGATCTCGCTTCAAAAGCCAACTTATCTCGTAGAACAGTCATGAAAGTAGAAAAAGGCGATACCAGTGTCACCTTTGCCAATGTACTCATCCTCATGGACATCTTAGGGCTATCGTTACGCCTTATCGATTTAAACCTATTTGTTCGTCCACATAGCCAAATAACCTCCCAAGCTGAAAACAGCGTGAGAAGCAATGAGGACGGTTGGTATGAGTAA
- a CDS encoding helix-turn-helix domain-containing protein, with translation MNPKVLQLRNLTSKLESDIHAVFEEMLSNVEASSNRPISSYSIYETNTLIDDMQSRKKSISLEDLELQTDISKSTIKRMLKDPSKTSLDNFLAVANELGMKIWIEK, from the coding sequence ATGAATCCTAAAGTGCTACAACTTCGCAATCTCACCAGTAAGCTTGAGTCCGATATTCACGCAGTTTTCGAAGAGATGCTTAGCAACGTTGAAGCCTCAAGCAACCGCCCTATTTCAAGTTACTCAATTTACGAGACCAACACTCTCATTGATGATATGCAATCACGCAAGAAGAGTATCTCATTAGAAGATCTTGAATTGCAGACGGATATATCTAAATCAACGATAAAACGAATGCTTAAAGACCCAAGTAAGACCTCGCTAGATAACTTTTTAGCCGTTGCTAATGAACTCGGAATGAAAATATGGATCGAAAAGTAA
- a CDS encoding HipA N-terminal domain-containing protein — MDRKVKVLLYGKFCGVLSQNEQGYLFEYEPGYRGRSLSLSMPVEGGPFESKELHPFFLSLAPRRMAEEALLRTTKN, encoded by the coding sequence ATGGATCGAAAAGTAAAAGTTCTTTTGTACGGCAAGTTTTGCGGTGTTTTGTCTCAAAACGAACAAGGTTATCTATTCGAATATGAACCTGGTTATCGAGGCCGGAGCTTATCGCTGAGTATGCCTGTCGAAGGTGGGCCATTTGAGAGTAAAGAGCTGCATCCTTTTTTCCTCAGTCTTGCCCCCCGAAGGATGGCTGAAGAAGCGCTACTCAGAACTACAAAAAATTGA
- a CDS encoding HipA N-terminal domain-containing protein: MPPEGWLKKRYSELQKIDENDPLGMLLSNGKNLLGAVQLLRLEEHVSEQ; encoded by the coding sequence TTGCCCCCCGAAGGATGGCTGAAGAAGCGCTACTCAGAACTACAAAAAATTGATGAAAACGATCCGCTGGGTATGCTGCTGTCCAACGGCAAAAATTTACTGGGTGCAGTCCAACTGTTGAGGTTAGAAGAGCATGTATCCGAGCAATAG
- a CDS encoding type II toxin-antitoxin system HipA family toxin: protein MYPSNRSLISLDELNEQNREQVEYKKGEIKTLLGSNRFQIQLPFSRTEFVTELPKKQKGMSISGYQPKLSLAINDENQLGVVEDKALFILKPSPEEFPHLAENEHATMLVMKFLGFDTPPFGLVRFNDPDGEGELAFMIRRYDRLNAGEEAIHQEQLDAAMAVREKYGKTEGDAEGYVSYEQACKFLIHQVDGSLNFKKELFNRILVAYFLGNNDLHLRNIGLLLPEQEATRLAPIYDYVSIAPYPGYIANENPLALPLLASEEGDNFNTSGYQSHSTYTGYDFLTFAQNIGLKPKLATKMIQDLCAKQEAILDIYRNSFMLPKHVEKVAEWILSRINYLGQLEHVAV, encoded by the coding sequence ATGTATCCGAGCAATAGAAGTCTTATTAGCCTCGATGAACTCAATGAACAAAATAGAGAACAAGTCGAGTATAAAAAGGGAGAAATCAAAACCCTACTAGGTTCGAATAGATTTCAGATCCAATTGCCTTTTTCGCGCACTGAATTTGTTACTGAGTTGCCAAAGAAACAAAAAGGCATGAGCATTTCCGGTTACCAACCCAAGCTTTCTCTGGCGATTAATGACGAGAATCAGCTCGGAGTTGTGGAGGATAAGGCGCTATTTATTCTCAAGCCTTCACCAGAAGAATTTCCTCATCTTGCCGAAAACGAACACGCAACCATGTTAGTGATGAAATTCCTCGGTTTCGATACGCCTCCCTTTGGATTAGTTCGATTTAACGATCCGGACGGAGAAGGTGAACTCGCCTTTATGATTAGGCGCTATGACCGCTTAAACGCAGGTGAAGAGGCGATTCATCAGGAGCAACTGGATGCCGCTATGGCCGTGCGGGAAAAGTACGGGAAGACAGAAGGCGATGCCGAAGGATATGTGAGCTACGAGCAAGCCTGTAAGTTCTTAATTCATCAAGTAGACGGCAGCTTAAACTTTAAGAAAGAACTATTTAACCGAATACTCGTCGCCTACTTTCTCGGTAACAATGACCTACACCTTAGAAATATTGGTTTGCTGCTACCGGAACAAGAAGCCACTCGACTCGCGCCAATCTATGATTACGTATCTATAGCGCCCTACCCAGGCTACATCGCAAACGAGAACCCATTAGCACTACCTCTTCTCGCGAGTGAAGAAGGCGATAACTTCAATACCAGTGGCTATCAATCACATAGTACCTACACCGGCTATGACTTTCTCACCTTCGCACAAAATATTGGTCTCAAGCCTAAACTGGCGACCAAAATGATCCAAGATTTGTGTGCTAAGCAAGAGGCGATTCTCGATATCTACCGCAATAGTTTCATGCTGCCAAAGCACGTTGAGAAAGTCGCTGAATGGATATTGAGTCGAATCAACTATTTGGGTCAATTAGAGCATGTTGCTGTTTAA
- a CDS encoding DUF4145 domain-containing protein, with the protein MKILAVLISILFVVLAILHVFVDSITIDAIAIVLLVLASLPWLFPYLKSLEFPGGVKIELKDVKEAVAKVSQGDEAAPSESDEYDFLQIIAAHDPNLALVAVRIEIEKAVRNAIGDGERKPMPLSRGIQKLTESGVLSHSVANGLRDFIQLGNQAAHGVEVEAQAVKYIIDNAGKILNPFKEQLANAA; encoded by the coding sequence ATGAAGATCCTCGCAGTTTTGATAAGCATATTATTTGTAGTTCTCGCAATACTACATGTGTTTGTTGACTCAATAACAATTGATGCAATTGCTATAGTTTTGCTTGTTTTAGCGTCTCTTCCTTGGCTGTTTCCTTACCTGAAATCACTGGAGTTTCCTGGTGGTGTAAAAATCGAGCTAAAGGATGTCAAAGAAGCAGTAGCAAAGGTTTCGCAAGGAGATGAAGCCGCTCCTTCTGAATCTGATGAATATGATTTTCTGCAAATCATAGCCGCTCATGATCCCAATCTGGCATTGGTAGCCGTAAGAATAGAAATCGAAAAGGCGGTACGAAACGCCATTGGTGATGGAGAACGGAAGCCTATGCCATTATCAAGAGGTATTCAGAAACTTACAGAGTCTGGTGTGCTTTCTCATAGTGTGGCAAATGGCCTGAGAGATTTTATTCAGTTAGGAAACCAGGCTGCACATGGAGTAGAGGTTGAGGCTCAGGCGGTTAAGTATATTATTGATAATGCAGGAAAAATACTAAATCCATTTAAGGAGCAGCTTGCAAATGCTGCTTAA
- a CDS encoding cold-shock protein has protein sequence MSDRVTGSVKWFNETKGFGFITKDSDGKDIFVHFRSISSDGFKTLLEGQKVSFEVEPGEKGPQATNVTLI, from the coding sequence ATGTCTGACAGAGTAACGGGATCAGTAAAATGGTTCAACGAAACTAAGGGCTTTGGTTTTATCACCAAAGATAGTGACGGTAAGGATATTTTTGTTCATTTCCGTTCAATTTCCTCTGATGGGTTTAAGACCCTGTTGGAAGGCCAAAAAGTAAGTTTTGAAGTTGAACCCGGTGAGAAAGGCCCGCAAGCAACCAATGTGACTCTCATCTAA